The DNA window CCCGCCGGCACGACTCTCATCGAACAGGATGAAGTTCTCCACAAGATCGAGCAGCCGATCCTTGGACAGCATTCCATCGAGGAGCGCCTCGGCATCCACGCGCGCCTGAGCCGACTCTGTATCGCGCTTCCATTCGACAAAATGTTCCCACTTGCTCGTGATCGAGCCGTAACGGGCGCGATCGCCGTTGCTGACAACAAGAAACGCATTGTGGTGAAACGCATGGGCGATACTGTGCGCACTCAGATAATCGGTGAGGTTGTCGTCGAATCCGGCACGGATGTTCCGATAGACCGCCTTCAGTTCGATAAAGACCAGCGGCAATCCGTTCACGAAACAGACCAGATCGGCCCGGCGGTTATAGTGCGGCACCAGCAGGCCTTGAATCTTGAGCTCGCGCACGGCCAGGAACCGGTTGTTCTCAGGAACACGAAAGTCGATCACCCGGGCATGGGCATGGCAGGTTTCGCCTGAGTCATCCCGCCATTCGACCGGGACACCGCCACGAAGACACCCATACAACTCCCGGTTGTGCTGGATGAGCGAGCGCGCGAAGTCGGTGCGCGTCAGCTTGTCAATGGCCTGCTCTCTAGCGGCGTTCGGAAGATCGGGATTCAGTCCTGCGAGCGCCGCCCGTAGGTCCCGCACCAATACAACATCTCGCTCGGATGAGCGCCCCAAGAGGCTTTGCGGCCCGAAGGTCTCGGCATTGTAGGCATAGACGCTTTCCCAGCCCAGCCGATCACGCAGGTGGTCGGCGAACGTCTGCTGAACCAGCCGGTCTTCGCTGTTAATGTCGGTGATCATACGCGCACATGCAATCGGTCGGCCATCTCCGCCACCACCCTGAAAGCTCGATCCAGATCAAACGCACGAAAGTCCTTTTCACGGAGCACCGGTCGCAATTGTGGTGCAAGCTGCTGCCGGAGAACGGCTAATCGTTCAGCGGATACATTGATCGGCTCGTTGCCGGGGACCGCCAATTTAGCCTGGACCAAACCGACCAGCTCGGTGTCGTGCGGCTCCAGGCCGAGTGTCTGTACGGCGTAGTCGATATCGAAGAAATCGCGAATGGCGGCTTCCCGGCGAGTGAAGGCCGCGCGAAATTTTTCGCCAAAGGCCTCCGCCCGTGAAATACACCGCACTTGTTTCGGGGGAAACAACGTCCGGCCGGACACCGGATCGAGCAGAATCGTTTTGGCGTCGCCGCTCACTACCGCATGCAACAGTGGCTCGCGCAACCCTACCTCGATCTTGATCGTTTCCTCTCGTTGCCCGACGAATGATCGATACCCGACCAGGGCATTGTACTGCGTCGAACTGTTGGCACCCGTCAGCGGCTCGATCACCGTTACCGAAGGAAATCTGTTCGGAAGCGCAGCAATAACGGTCTTCAGACCCTCTGCCGCTCTGCTCCTGGACGCACGTGACGCATCCGTCGGCATCGGAATCACAAAGTCCAGATCTTCGCTGAGACGATAGAAATCGGCATGGACCTTGGCGAGGCACGTTCCCCCCTTAAACACCAGGTTCTTATGAGCGTCGCAGAGATATTCGAGCAAGAGCGAGCAGAGATAGTCTTTTTCGATCAACCGCTCGGGGAATCCGTAGTGTTGCCTCGTGAACCCGAGCGCTTCCCGGAAGAATTCGGGCTCCGCGAACAGATCCGTCATGCGGATGAGTCCTTGTCGTTGACGACTACCCCCCAGCGCCCGTGAACGGGTCCACGCTTCGGTTTGCTGGGGATCCAGGGGATGGGACCCTTCGTGGGTGTCAGGGCCCGCTCCAGCTTACGCAATAGCGTTTCTTCGACACCTTCCTTCTCCAGCAAGACCCCCATGCGTCGGATCGTGCCTTTGTCACCATAACGCAGCGTGCACAGGACCAATTCCGCCGCGCTGATTCGTCGGGCCTTCATCTCGCGACGAATCCACTCATACCCGCGGGGGATGCCGTTGAAGCGGGACCAGTCGTAGACGGCATCCACCAGCGTCCGCACCCGGGAGGAATAGACCGCCGTTTCTCCGTCCGGCGCCGGGACCGTGGTGGTGTCCCCGAGCCGACTACCGGCGACTTTAATCAACGTGATGTCCAGCGCGCCGATTTTCCACTCGCCCGATATCCGGTTGTTATACACATACAGCCGGACGGGAATCTGTTCATCGAAACCGTAGTAGTTGAAGGCGTTGGGGCCCGAGAGTTGGTACCGCCCTTTGCGTTCCTTCATTAAGGTGTTCAAGGCCAGCGCTTCGCTCGGACTCCACTTGCCGCCGAGCGGCAGCTTCTGCGGCGCAAGATAGAGCCCACGTTGAACACGAACGATCCAGCCGGCTTTGGCTAACCGGCTGAGGAGCTTTCGTTCTCTCGGTGCGGTTAAGTGCAGGGGGCGGACCAAGTCGCCGGCCCGGACGACGGCTTGTCCCCGCATCTGGACATAGGCAAACAGAAGCCGTTCGATCTCTCCCAGACCCTTTTTCATGGCTGCACTGTATGTGTGGGTAAATCCCCTGTCAAGGGATTATCCATGAAATAGTGTACGACCACGCTTAGACCGCGATCTCCCCGCTCATCAGGCGCGGGAGCAGCAGATCGCGGGCGGCGCGAAGCTTCTGGTTCTGTTCCATCAAGTTAGCAATCTGACGAAACATCGGCACTGCTGCGTCCTCAAAACGTCTGACCAACTTCTCGTCAGGGACTGTGAAGGGAATTAGTTTGAACGTATCAACAACGATCGCATCGAAGACGGCACCGACAGCGTGTTGCTTGAAGTAGTCGATCGCCTCTCCGAGAGCGCAGAAGAGAAATAACTGCGACACATGGCCTTTGCCAACAAGTGCGTAGCAGGATTGGCTCATGGCCATCGGATGAGATGCAAGATTGAGCTTGCCGACAGTACCTCTCGCCGAGATGAACACGGTGTCACGCTCGTAGAGGCGACTGTTGCAGTTCTTCAGGCCAAGTTCGGTGATGGAACGCTCGGTCTGCAGCACGTAAGGCGCATCCGAAGCGTCCTTTGGTGTATAGAACGGAATCTCGCCCCCCCAGTAGTCGGCAACGATTGTCTTTGGCGTCCCCCCACTGAGGACCTCCATAACCGCAAACGCGGTGGTCTTGTCCCACCCCTCCGGCACGCCGTTGGTGATGCGGGTGTGTTCGTGGCCGGGAAAGCGGAGGCGGACGAACCATTCGCGATAGAGCTGCCGCGCCGCTTCCTCCAGCAACGCCATCCCGCCGCTTGTTGTTCTCGATCAGGTCGTCGTAAGCAGAAAGGATGTCGGCAATCGCCTTCTGGTGCTGAATGCCTGGCAGGGTGATGCGCATCCGTTTCAGGTGGGTCGGCCCAAAGTTCGGCTGCGCCCCGCCTGTTACAAACCCCTCTACTTGATTGATGA is part of the Fimbriimonadaceae bacterium genome and encodes:
- a CDS encoding restriction endonuclease subunit S, which gives rise to MSSSACRTAKVPLGDVAFFQEGPGLRTHQWTTEGMKVINVTNIIGDGSVNVTNTDKFVSLEEFETRYAHFAIEENDIVVASSGNTYGKVGRIRVEHLPLMMNTSVIRFHSQDRSSLDNDFLYVWLRSPEFINQVEGFVTGGAQPNFGPTHLKRMRITLPGIQHQKAIADILSAYDDLIENNKRRDGVAGGSGAAALSRMVRPPPLSRPRTHPHHQRRAGGVGQDHRVCGYGGPQWGDAKDNRCRLLGGRDSVLYTKGRFGCALRAADRAFHHRTWPEELQQSPLRA
- a CDS encoding nucleotidyl transferase AbiEii/AbiGii toxin family protein encodes the protein MTDLFAEPEFFREALGFTRQHYGFPERLIEKDYLCSLLLEYLCDAHKNLVFKGGTCLAKVHADFYRLSEDLDFVIPMPTDASRASRSRAAEGLKTVIAALPNRFPSVTVIEPLTGANSSTQYNALVGYRSFVGQREETIKIEVGLREPLLHAVVSGDAKTILLDPVSGRTLFPPKQVRCISRAEAFGEKFRAAFTRREAAIRDFFDIDYAVQTLGLEPHDTELVGLVQAKLAVPGNEPINVSAERLAVLRQQLAPQLRPVLREKDFRAFDLDRAFRVVAEMADRLHVRV
- a CDS encoding type IV toxin-antitoxin system AbiEi family antitoxin domain-containing protein, whose protein sequence is MKKGLGEIERLLFAYVQMRGQAVVRAGDLVRPLHLTAPRERKLLSRLAKAGWIVRVQRGLYLAPQKLPLGGKWSPSEALALNTLMKERKGRYQLSGPNAFNYYGFDEQIPVRLYVYNNRISGEWKIGALDITLIKVAGSRLGDTTTVPAPDGETAVYSSRVRTLVDAVYDWSRFNGIPRGYEWIRREMKARRISAAELVLCTLRYGDKGTIRRMGVLLEKEGVEETLLRKLERALTPTKGPIPWIPSKPKRGPVHGRWGVVVNDKDSSA